The Oncorhynchus gorbuscha isolate QuinsamMale2020 ecotype Even-year unplaced genomic scaffold, OgorEven_v1.0 Un_scaffold_622, whole genome shotgun sequence genome contains a region encoding:
- the LOC124019531 gene encoding dexamethasone-induced Ras-related protein 1-like gives MIKKISPSENEFNIPAKNCHRMVILGSTKVGKTAIISRFLNKKVDDQYTPTIEDFHRKLYSIRGDAYQLDILDTSGNHPFPAMRRLSILTGDVFILVFSLDNRDSFQEVQRLKRQIYETKSCLKNKTKENVDVPIVICGNKCDREFNREVQNEEIEKLVAGDEQCAYYEISAKRNTNVDQMFQTLFTMAKLPNEMSPDSHRKVSLQFCEVLQNSRRKSFRSKKFKDCEAYGIVAPFARRPSVQSDLMYIKEKATGCSQGKEKDRCTIC, from the exons ATGATTAAAAAAATATCTCCTTCCGAGAACGAGTTTAACATCCCGGCCAAAAACTGCCACAGGATGGTGATTCTAGGATCCACAAAGGTTGGCAAGACGGCCATCATCTCTCGGTTTCTGAATAAAAAAGTAGACGACCAGTACACGCCAACAATCGAGGACTTTCATAGGAAATTATACAGCATTCGGGGAGATGCGTACCAGTTGGACATTCTGGACACCTCTGGAAACCATCCCTTCCCCGCTATGAGGAGACTCTCTATCCTTACTG GTGATGTTTTTATCTTGGTGTTTAGTCTGGATAACAGAGACTCCTTCCAAGAGGTCCAGCGCCTGAAGCGTCAAATTTACGAAACCAAGTCCTGCCTGAAAAACAAAACCAAGGAGAACGTAGATGTCCCGATAGTTATCTGCGGGAACAAGTGTGACCGGGAGTTTAACCGGGAGGTTCAGAATGAGGAGATTGAGAAGCTGGTGGCTGGTGATGAACAGTGTGCCTACTATGAGATCTCTGCAAAACGGAACACTAATGTCGACCAGATGTTTCAGACTCTTTTTACCATGGCTAAACTGCCCAACGAGATGAGCCCGGACTCTCACCGCAAAGTTTCCTTACAGTTTTGCGAAGTACTGCAAAACAGCAGAAGAAAATCTTTCAGAAGTAAGAAATTCAAAGACTGCGAGGCATACGGGATTGTGGCACCGTTTGCGCGCCGACCAAGCGTGCAAAGTGACTTAATGTATATCAAAGAGAAAGCTACTGGCTGCAGCCAgggaaaagagaaagacagatgcaCCATCTGCTAA
- the LOC124019532 gene encoding mediator of RNA polymerase II transcription subunit 9-like — MATNQPNQGSENDDCSFLPLVHDIIKCMDKDSQDVHQELVKFKTRIQEAREQIGAMPGIDMSLSEQQHELETLREQVRTKNQLLQKYKSLCMFEVPKAS, encoded by the exons ATGGCGACGAATCAACCAAATCAAGGAAGTGAGAACGATGATTGCTCTTTTCTCCCTTTGGTTCATGACATTATAAAATG CATGGACAAAGATAGTCAAGATGTCCATCAAGAACTGGTCAAGTTTAAGACAAGGATTCAGGAAGCGCGCGAGCAGATCGGAGCCATGCCCGGAATTGACATGAGCCTGTCGGAGCAGCAGCATGAACTAGAGACGCTGCGGGAGCAAGTCCGCACCAAGAATCAGTTACTGCAGAAATACAAGAGTTTGTGTATGTTTGAGGTTCCCAAAGCGTCGTGA